The DNA window AGGTAGAGTTCGTCTCCCACCAGCAGCGGCGACGGTTGCTGCGGCGCCTGGCGATTGAACCGCCAGGCGATCTTCGGCTCCGCCACGTCAGCGTACTGCACCGCCAGCAGCTCGGATTTCATAAAGCTGGTGCACATGTAGATCATGCCGTGTCCGGTGACGGGACGCGGAACAATCGAGAAGCCCAGCACGCCATAGTTCAGCTTCCACAGTTCGCGGCCCGACTTCAGGTCGTAGGAATACAGCCAGTCGGAACCGGGGGAGATCAACTGCTCCTGGCCGTCGATGGCGACCACCAAAGGCGTGCCGTACGCTTTTTTCAGCTGCGGGTTTTCATCCATTTTGCCGCTGCGGTCCGTCTTCCACACGACTTCGCCGGTCCGTTTGTCGAGCGCGACCACGTACTGCTGGTCGCTGCCGTCGAAGTGGATGTAAAGCAGGTCGCCATGCAGCACGGGCGAGCTGCCCGGGCCGTTCTCGTGGTTGATCTGCAGCTCGCGATTGGTCCACACCACTTCCAGCGACTGGGTATCCAGGCAGGCGGTGCCGTTGGTTCCAAAGTGGCAATAAAGGCGGCCGTTTTCGATCACCGGGGTCGGCGAAGCGAAGCTGTTAAGCGTATGCACGGGGTCCGGTTCGCCCTGGGTCATCAGCGGGGCGTCGTGGAGGATCTTGCCGGTGGTGCGATCGACACAGACGGCCCGCATCCGCAACTCCTTCGCGACCAGCAGCGGCTGGTTCCCCGTGTTGCTGGCCAGACGCTGCTTCTTTTCTTCTTCGGTGGCCAGGATGGGAGTGGCGGCCGTCATCCAGATCTCGTTCCCCTCAATCACCGGGGAGGACCACCCCTGCGCTTCCAGCGGCGTTTTCCAGACCACGTTCTCTGTTTCGCTCCAGGTCAGCGGCAGGTTCGTCGCTTCCGCACGGCCCTGACCGTCCGGTCCGCGAAACTGCGGCCAGGCCGCGTCGTCGGCAAAAGCAAGCGAAGGGGCGAAAGCAGCAAGTAACAGAACCAAACGTGCAAGCAGGTTATTCATGGCAATCAGGTCGGGAGGGAGAGTTGGCGGGGCGGACGAAAAACCGGCGCCGGAAGGATGCGACCTTTCCACAGGCAGGCCACGCCACGAAGGCGCCAGATGACGTGAACTTTCCCCACCAGTTTACCCTGACTGCCGGTCCTGCGGGAGTGTTCGCGTTAGTCGCCGGAGGAAAATCGCAGGTCGGCCGACATGCCCGGACGCAGCTGCTCCAGGCCTTCTTCCAGCGTGACTTTGATGCGAAAGACCTGCTTTGAACGTTCCTCGGGCGTTTGTACATTACTGGGGGTGAACTCGGCCTGGCGGGCGATAAAACTGATCCGCCCGCGAAACTGCTTGTCCGGATAACTGTCGACCCGCACCCAGACCGGCTGGTTCAAGGAAATGTCTAAATGATTCTCAGGGACGAACGCCCTGACCCAGAGATTACTCAGATCGATCAGGCTGATAACGGGCGAACTAGCCGCCGCCAGATCGCCGGGCTGCAGGTCGTTTGCTTCGATCACGCCGTTAACTGGCGCTTTGATTTCCAGCTCCCGCAGTTGGGCGTCGATGACCTGGATCTCGGCCTGGGCGCCTTCCACGGCGGCGGCCGCGGCGTCGATCTCTTCCTGCCGATAGCCTCGACGCAGCAGGGTTTCTGCTTCGACCGCTTCTTTCAACTCGGCTTCTCCCTGTTCGATTTCTTCTTTCCGGGCGCCTTTGATCAGTTGCTGCAGCTCTTCGCGACGCACCTGCCGCATCGCTTCGGCCACTTTGAGATCTTCGGTCGCCGCGTCCATCTGCTCCCGAGTGACGGAGCCGCGTTCCATGGCGAACAGGTCACGAATCATGTCGTAATGCGACTGGGCCCGGGCGAGTTGCGCTTCGGACAGGGTTAAACGGGCTTCGGACGCCCGGCGTTCTTCATCGCGGGGCGGAGCAACCAGTAACGCCAGCTTAGCGCGGATCCGGGCGGTGCGGGCCGCCGCCTGGGCGATCTCTTCGGCCCGATAACCGTTCTGCCGCTGGGAGAGTTCGACCTGTCGCATTTTATGCTGGGCGACCGCCTGGGCGCGGCGTTCGGCGAGGTCGAAGTCCTGCAGACGGACGAGCAGTTCGCCCGCCTGCACGCTCGCCCCTTCGACTGCTTTCGGCGCGACGAACTCCACCCGCCCGCCGACCCGCGAGCCCAGACGGATCTCATCCGCTTCGATAAAGCCCGACACCTGGAACGGCTCCTGCCGAATCTGGCTGTACGCCAGCAGGCTGAGCAGCAGCAGGACCACGACCGCTCCCAGGGCGACTTTCTTCAGCATGTCAGGCAATCACAACGAGGGAAGAAGAGAAAGGCCGCGTGAGAGAATTGGGGGGGACTATTCCAGCGCTTTGCTGTAATGGGGATCGTCCGACACGCCCTGCTCCTGAAGGACATCCAGCAGCACTTCGCGACCGAACGCTCGTTTCCACTCCTTGAGCCAGGCGAGCGTTGCGGGCGAGATCTCGTCGATCTCGCGCACGCCGGAGACCAGGCGGTAACCGGCCGACTGGGCCATGAGATTGCTGTTAAGATTATTCAGGATTTGATTCAGCGTTTCCTGCTGCTGCTGGCGATCCGCCCATAACATCCAGGCGATCAAATGGCGGGACAGCGCTCGCGCGTGCTGGCGGTTCGGCTCCGCGTTCCATACCAGGCCAGGCAAAAACAGCGGGCCGCCGGCCCAGGGGACTTCTTTCGCCTGGGGATCAAACTTCAGCGCGTTCGCCACGGCTTCGGCCACCTCGTGGTTGCCTTGCAGTTCCATCGTGCCCAGCAAAGCGGCTGCCTGCTGGCGGACGTTCCGATTCTCCCGGGCCTGCAGCATGATCTGCGTTAGCGGTGCGGGACCCTGCTGCAGGATGATCGGAACAGCGATGCTCGTCAGGTGCGAATTGCGAGTCGTGATTGCGACGAGCTTTTCCAGCGGGACTTCCTGGTCAGGCTGTTGCAGAAATTCCTGGAAACGCGCCATGAAGGGACGGTCCAGCGGATCACGCCGACCCGTACCCGACGTCGGGGCCAACCCGAGCAGTTCGTCCAGGTTCTTCGCCCGGGCGATCAGGGCGGCTGCAGTCCAAGTGCGCACGAGTTCCGAGTCGCTTTCCTGGCGAAGTTTCTCCAGCACGGCGTCGACATTGTCGCCCGGCATCGCTTTCAAAGCGACGATCATCCAGCCGCGACGAATCAGGGGAGCGTCGCCCTGGACTTCCTTGATCAGCACAGGACGGGACTCGTCCGCGCGGGCGATCAACTTCTCCACTGCGGCCGCCGCCTTGTCGGGCTTGTCAAGATCCAGCAGCAGGTCGGAAACGGGGTGGAAGACCTGCTGCAGAACGCTCGTGTCTCCGCCGAACTGAGCCATTGCGACAGACGAAACGATAGAAGACGAAACGAACCCAGTCGCCAGCAAGGTGAGCCCTGCGATAAGAATTCTAAACATGATCAATTTCCGGTCATCGGTAAGCGCCCCTCGACTGACCCGACATTTCTCCTGCCATTATGAACAACCGCTCGCCCCGCCGCCACCAGCAACCGCAGAAACCAGGCGAACGATGCGCGCCCGGCGCGGTGACGGCAGGACGCACGAAAAAAGCCGGCCTGCGTAGTTCACGCCTGGCCGGCTTTGCTGCTGGTATGTCGCCTTTCGCTCCGCGAAAGTAGCGTTATCTTCTCCTGGTAGGTCGCCTTTCGCTCCGCGAAAGTAGCGTTCTTTGTCTTACGGGTAGTAGCGGCGGAAGTTGTTGTAACCGCTGTTCTGCTGGTTGTTGTAGCGGTTGTAGCCGTTGCCGTTGAAGCTCGATCCCCACTGGTTCGACTGGCTGCGGCCGCTGTTCTGGACGTAGCTGCCGCCGGGGCCGCCGCCCCAGCGGGACTGCTGCGAGGAGAAGTTGCTGGTGTTGTTGTTATAGGAACCGTTCGGACCCGAACCCCAGTTGCTGGACCAGCTGCTGCTCCAGCTGGAGCTGGAACCGCTGAAGCCCTGGGCGTTCGCTTCGCTGACCAGACCGAGAAGACCAAGGACGGCGACCGACAGGAGGATTTTTTTGCAAGCGTTCATGAGATTCACTTTCACAAATTGAGGGGAGAGGAAGGATCGGCTTTCAACGCCTTTTCAAGTTGTTGGCGGCGTGTGACTTGTCACTGCCGTTACTACTTCATCCCTCAAACGCCGTCCGAGCGGACAGTCGGCCGCAGAAGTTCCTGATTTTCTTGGAGATGGGCTCAAGTCGTCTCGCGTCGTTCCTCCACGACGCAACGAAAAAAGCCGGCCTGCGTGGTTCACGCCTGGGCCGGCTTTGTTTCTTGAATGTCGCCTTTCGCTCCGAGGCTGTGAATTTATTAACCAGAGGAGGGGTTCTTCTAGCAAATGGCTCTCAAAAACGACCCTGTTTTGATCTCAAACCTCGCCTCTGAGATGAAAATGGCTCGTTTTTGAAGCATCCTAAGTTAACATCCCTTGAATTTCGGAATAAATTCACAGCCTCTCCGCGAAAGTAGCGTTCTTTGTCTTACGGGTAGTAGCGGCGGAAGTTGTTGAAGCCGCTGTTCTGCTGGTTGTTGTAGCGGTTGTAGCCGTTGCCGTTTAAGCTCGATCCCCACTGGTTCGACTGGCTGCGGCCGCTGCTCTGCGAGTAGCTGCCGCCCGGTCCGCTGCCCCAGCGGGACTGCTGCGAAGAGGAGTTGCTGGTGTTGTTGTTGTAAGAACCGCCGGGACCATAACCCCAGCTGCTGGACGAGCTGCTGCTCCAACTCGAGCTGGAACCGCTGCTGAACTGGGCTTTCGCTTCGCTGGCCATGCCGAGGAGACCGAGGATTGCGACCGACAGGAGGATCTTTTTGCAAGCGTTCATGGGATTCACTTTCGTACGTTTGAGAGTAGATGTTGCGGCGATCATCGCCGTTTCAAGTCGTTTGCGGCGTGTGCTTTGTCACTGCCGTTACTACTTCATCCCTCAAACGTGATCCCACCGGACAGCCGGCTGTAGAAGTTCCTGATTTTCTTGGAGATGGGCTCAAGTCGTCTCGCGTCGTTCCTCCACGACGCAACGAAAAAAGCCGGCCTGCGTGGTTCACGCCTGGGCCGGCTTTGTTTCTTGAATGTCGCCTTTCGCTCCGCGAAAGTAGCGTCTTTGTCTTACGGGTAGTAGCGGCGGAAGTTGTTGAAGCCGCTGTTCTGCTGGTTGTTGTAGCGGTTGTAGCCGTTGCCGTTTAAGCTCGATCCCCACTGGTTCGACTGGCTGCGGCCGCTGCTCTGCGAGTACCCGCCGCCCGGTCCGCTGCCCCAGCGGGACTGCTGCGAAGAGGAGTTGCTGGTGTTGTTGTTGTAAGAACCGCCGGGACCATAACCCCAGCTGCTGGACGAGCTGCTGCTCCAGCTCGAGCTGGAGCCGCTGCTGAACTGGGCTTTCGCTTCGCTGACCATGCCGAGGAGACCAAGGATTGCGACCGACAGAAGGATCTTTTTGCAAGCGTTCATGGGATTCACTTTCGTACGTTTGAGAGTAGATGTTTCGCGGCGATCATCGCCGTTTCAAGTCGTTTGCGGCGTGTGATTTGTCACTGCCGTTACTACTTCATCCCTCAAACGCCGTCCTGCCGGACAACCGCGGGCGAAAGTTCCTGATTTTCTAGGAGATGGGCTCAAGTCGTCTCGCGTCGTTCCTCCACGACGCAACGAAAAAAGCCGGCCTGCGTGGTTCACGCCTGGGCCGGCTTTGTTTCTTGAATGTCGCCTTTCGCTCCGCGAAAGTAGCGTCTTTGTCTTACGGGTAGTAGCGGCGGAAGTTGTTGAAGCCGCTGTTCTGCTGGTTGTTGTAGCGGTTGTAGCCGTTGCCGTTTAAGCTCGATCCCCACTGGTTCGACTGGCTGCGGCCGCTGCTCTGCGAGTACCCGCCGCCCGGTCCGCTGCCCCAGCGGGACTGCTGCGAAGAGGAGTTGCTGGTGTTGTTGTTGTAAGAACCGCCGGGACCATAACCCCAGCTGCTGGACGAGCTGCTGCTCCAGCTCGAGCTGGAGCCGCTGCTGAACTGGGCTTTCGCTTCGCTGA is part of the Lignipirellula cremea genome and encodes:
- a CDS encoding PQQ-binding-like beta-propeller repeat protein; its protein translation is MNNLLARLVLLLAAFAPSLAFADDAAWPQFRGPDGQGRAEATNLPLTWSETENVVWKTPLEAQGWSSPVIEGNEIWMTAATPILATEEEKKQRLASNTGNQPLLVAKELRMRAVCVDRTTGKILHDAPLMTQGEPDPVHTLNSFASPTPVIENGRLYCHFGTNGTACLDTQSLEVVWTNRELQINHENGPGSSPVLHGDLLYIHFDGSDQQYVVALDKRTGEVVWKTDRSGKMDENPQLKKAYGTPLVVAIDGQEQLISPGSDWLYSYDLKSGRELWKLNYGVLGFSIVPRPVTGHGMIYMCTSFMKSELLAVQYADVAEPKIAWRFNRQAPQQPSPLLVGDELYLAGDRGVATCLDAKTGEVLWSQRLGGNYSASPLFADGKIYFSSREGVTTVIQPGRTYQELAVNKLDGQIMASLAAVDQALYIRTDKALYRIEKK
- a CDS encoding HlyD family secretion protein — translated: MLKKVALGAVVVLLLLSLLAYSQIRQEPFQVSGFIEADEIRLGSRVGGRVEFVAPKAVEGASVQAGELLVRLQDFDLAERRAQAVAQHKMRQVELSQRQNGYRAEEIAQAAARTARIRAKLALLVAPPRDEERRASEARLTLSEAQLARAQSHYDMIRDLFAMERGSVTREQMDAATEDLKVAEAMRQVRREELQQLIKGARKEEIEQGEAELKEAVEAETLLRRGYRQEEIDAAAAAVEGAQAEIQVIDAQLRELEIKAPVNGVIEANDLQPGDLAAASSPVISLIDLSNLWVRAFVPENHLDISLNQPVWVRVDSYPDKQFRGRISFIARQAEFTPSNVQTPEERSKQVFRIKVTLEEGLEQLRPGMSADLRFSSGD